The genomic stretch CAAGTGCCTTGGACTAATAATGTCCCTATACTCTGACCAATCACCGGTTGCAGCAATTGCACGAGTTGTGTCCCTAACCTTGACATTGGCTACCAGGGGattgaaagaaaattttattaggTTTACCTTTTTCTTGGTCTTGCCATCATCTTCAtcgtcttcatcttcatcttcttcctcacccTCATCATCTTCGTCTTCTTCATCATCGTCgtcatcatcttcctcctcgccatctaattcaaattcatcatccTCAGCAGCTTCCCCAGTGAACCAAGACACTGCATGTGGAattattttttctctaataGTTGACCTGCATAAAGCCACAGATAAATAGTTAGCACATTGTTACCACAAAAGGCTGAAATATGTAGAAGGGTTCAAGCAGAAATCAAATACAGGGCATTACACCAATTGAAACAAAAGTAAAAGTATCAACACTGTTAACAGTACTACTTCTATTTGCTTCATTTGTAATTCACATCAGAAGAGGAAGATTATCACCATTGGAAAAAGTAGTCACCGGTTCAAATTAGACTTACCCAATTTCATAGTCCTGTTCCATCAAATTCTGGAGATCCTCTGCCTGTACACAAAAACACGAAGgaattatataaaaaaggaagaaacAAGAATAATCAAACACAATGATGCAGTTCCTACAGCATCTTCATCAATGTCTTCTTCATCCTCTGGCACTTGAGGTGGACTAAAGAAGTTGAAGAAACTTTCACACTGTTCAGTTTTAGTGATAGGTTTCACATTCTTGGATCCCTTCTTAGGCTTTTTCTTCAGGATCTTCTCTGTCAAGGATTTTCCAGGATACCATTCAATCTCAGTCCTGCAGAGTACACATACCATTACAACTTAATACAAAACCAATGTGAACGGATCTGGGGATAAGCCAACAtgtatataataacaaaataaatcaCTTTAATCCTTCAAACGCAAAGGAAAAGGATATAGGGATTGGTGATTAACAAACAAGGAATAACCATGGGGAAGTGAACAAAACACTGCTGGATGAAAACTTACCCTATTGCTTTCTCTAGAATTGggtcatcttcatcaatcatgTGATATACTTTAGTCAAAACAGAGTTCTTGAAGTATGGATTAGTGTCAAAGAAAAATTCAAGCTTAAAACCCTTTGGTTCCTCAATTCTGGACCACTTTATGTCTTTCAAATATTTGAGAGCCCCTTCATCACGCTCAGTAATCTGGCATCAATAAGAATGTAAAAACACTAAACGTAAGTGCATCCATCAAATTGCCATGAAATCATGCTTTTTGTCAACATCATCTAACCTCTTCAGCTAACACTTCATTATTCTTCATAGCAGTAAGCCAGAAATCAGGGACTCCTTTCTCTGCATCCAGAGTAGAAAATCAATAATAGAAACTACAGTAGAGAAACAAAGTCCACATGAACATTATAACCTACCCACAGCAGCTTCACCCTCTTCTTGATCTGCAGCTGATTTTTCAGATTTATCCACTTCAACGTCAACAACTCCAGTTACAATTTCATATCTCTGTTTTATAGCCACAAGGTTGTTAGCAGATGAAACATTATGGATGCATAACTTGCAAAACATCCTTACAAGTTACAGACCTTTGTATATAGTGGTTGATAAAGCTTCTGGTACTTAGCTTCAAGTGCAGCCCTCTCTTCATTGAATTTTGCCTCCAGTTCATCATGTTGAGTCTGAACAATAGaacaataaaaaatgaaattagaaaagGATTCAACACCTCAATTATAATTGGAACTCAGTTTGTATTGCTCAAATATATCAAAAAGCTTAAATCAACTGATCACATAGAGAAacacaaaaatccaaaaaataaaaacaagtagaataagtttatttttaaatgtgaaCAGAAATAGCATATAGCAGGTCATCTGCACCAACACATCTAATTATCAGAAACAGATATCAGATTTAAGctattaaattaattgcattttcatgCTAGTTgatccattaattaattacacataAAATATTCCTAGGCAATTATgtaataatatgtaataatgATAATCAAATATTCACAGGCACAAAGAAATCAGTGTATGATACACACATGACACATCTGAATCCAATTACTTATTTCCCTATAAGGAAATGAATTCAATTAATCTTGTATAATCTTATCAACAGCCTAAGTAACCTTTATACTGGAAAACAAGGATTAGAGCAAATTCAACATTCCACAAATTAGAAGCTCAACATATTAGCACCACCAGGCAAGAAATGAGCAACAGTTTTACATGCCTGAACCTCCCTGAGAACCTCAACACGCTTcctgacatttggagacaagtTCTCAAGCACAACTGAGTGCTTCCCAGTAAGATCCTGAAGCTTATTCTGCAAAATTCACACAACAAGGGAACTTAATCAGAAGCTAATCCCTTCAGTTTAAATTATTCCAATAGCCCCAACCACACAGAGTATGAAGgttaatatatgtatgtaaataaacaaaaatatcgCCAAAATaaacacgaaaaaaaaaaaaaggaaacgaAGTGGGAAACAAAAGCCTTACTTTGAGAGCATTGACGAGGTCAGCTCTGTCCTCTGGATTCAAAGCTACACAAAACGCAACCCAGTAAACCAAAAATTACTTCTAATAAGAAATAGTTACACcttaataacaacaatatatgctcaacaaattACATCAGAATTTCAGAAGTACATTAATAATCACATATCCACTAGTTCACAACCACTAGTTCACAACGATATGGTATGCCTGTAGGGATTTTTACCAGTAAGATCGGACATGTTGGGGTTTTCCTGGGCGCCGGTCATGGCAGAGTAAGAGGGATAAAAACCTTAAACCCTAGCGAGAAACGTTAGGAAGAAGAGAGAGCGACTAGATTTATGCCTCTTTCTTCTTGCTCGTTTTGCTGTCTCTCTCAGCCTCTAAAAACCTAGCAACTGGagcggtatatatatatatatatatagaacaagTCAAATAGAAGTGTTTTCCTATCTCGGGATATCCAATTCCTAGTTACtgtatcattttcattttcttttcctttctattTCAGTCTtttctcattttcattttcttttcctttctattTCAGTCTTTTCtcaatttttccttaaaaaaatataagttaTAATAAAGAAAAACCAACTACAATATACAATAAGAGTTaagaaacgacatcgttttgggtGACAATTGGTGAAGCTAATGCTAAGGATTCATTAAAGTAGTACATCTAACAGGACTTCGGAAGCTATAGGAATGAGGAAAAAGCAATTAATTCATTTCACATGCAAAGTCACTCAAACTATAGTCCTCTCAAATAGCTAAATCAGTCTCGTTCCTCCCTTAGAACGAAATAAATTAGGCAAGAAGCTAAAGGAA from Ipomoea triloba cultivar NCNSP0323 chromosome 12, ASM357664v1 encodes the following:
- the LOC116000203 gene encoding nucleosome assembly protein 1;2-like isoform X1, whose amino-acid sequence is MTGAQENPNMSDLTALNPEDRADLVNALKNKLQDLTGKHSVVLENLSPNVRKRVEVLREVQTQHDELEAKFNEERAALEAKYQKLYQPLYTKRYEIVTGVVDVEVDKSEKSAADQEEGEAAVEKGVPDFWLTAMKNNEVLAEEITERDEGALKYLKDIKWSRIEEPKGFKLEFFFDTNPYFKNSVLTKVYHMIDEDDPILEKAIGTEIEWYPGKSLTEKILKKKPKKGSKNVKPITKTEQCESFFNFFSPPQVPEDEEDIDEDAAEDLQNLMEQDYEIGSTIREKIIPHAVSWFTGEAAEDDEFELDGEEEDDDDDDEEDEDDEGEEEDEDEDDEDDGKTKKKQPFGTRKKTGRAAAVEGEKPPECKQQ
- the LOC116000203 gene encoding nucleosome assembly protein 1;2-like isoform X2; protein product: MTGAQENPNMSDLTGALNPEDRADLVNALKNKLQDLTGKHSVVLENLSPNVRKRVEVLREVQTQHDELEAKFNEERAALEAKYQKLYQPLYTKRYEIVTGVVDVEVDKSEKSAADQEEGEAAVEKGVPDFWLTAMKNNEVLAEEITERDEGALKYLKDIKWSRIEEPKGFKLEFFFDTNPYFKNSVLTKVYHMIDEDDPILEKAIGTEIEWYPGKSLTEKILKKKPKKGSKNVKPITKTEQCESFFNFFSPPQVPEDEEDIDEDAAEDLQNLMEQDYEIGSTIREKIIPHAVSWFTGEAAEDDEFELDGEEEDDDDDDEEDEDDEGEEEDEDEDDEDDGKTKKKPFGTRKKTGRAAAVEGEKPPECKQQ